The Tenuifilum thalassicum genome includes the window TTCTTATCCTTGGTAAGCTTTGCTAGATTTTTGTAAACATTATATCCAGTAATTTCTTCCTGTTGGAATAGTTTAGCATGTTTTACTAGTTCTTCTCGGGTCATTTCAAATTACTTTTTAGAGAAATGATTCTTTAATCTTGCAACAGTATTGGCAATAGTTTCAGCATTTGTAATCTGAACGGTGTTATCAGGCAGGACTTCAGATGTAAAACTCACACCGGTATGGTTAACGCTATATCGAGCGACAATTTCGCTCCCACTCATATGAAACTCTTTAACGCCAACCTTTGCTAAACCAAGTATGTTGCTATGGTTAATCCCACCACCTGCGATTATATTGATATATTCTCCACCAATAACAATCAACCTCTTTATTAGTTCAATGCCATCAGTAGCCCTACTTTTCTGTCCAGATGTAAGAAGATGTGTACAACCACACTCAACCAGTTCTTCAATCACTTTCTCTGGTTCAGGCATTATATCAAAGGCTCGATGAAATGTAAATGTCAATGGTTTTGCTGCTCTGACCAGTTCAAGTGTTCTTTCTTTATCTAGTTCACCATTTGATTTCAATACTCCGCTAACAATTCCATTCACGTTCATCTTTTTACAAATCTCAATATCGCGAAGCATCTGCCTAAATTCCATATCAGAGTATACAAAATCGCCTGGGCGAGGACGAACTAGCACATTAACAGGTATGCTTACCTGACTTAATGTTTCAGCAATACAACCAAACGAAGGTGTAGTTCCACCTACAAAAAGATTTTCGCAAAGTTCAATTCGGTTAGCTCCTCCCTTTTGGGCATTAATGGCACTCTCTACTGAATTCGCACAAACCTCCAAAGTGAACATTGCCTATTGTTTTAATATCGATAAAATTTTATCGCCTTGATTAATGCTGTACCCCGATGAGTTATAAAGGATACTACCATCGTGGCTAACTACAATTACAATAGGGTAAACAGCATCCTCGCCAAGGGACTGAATTACACTTTCTTCAAACTTACCACTTGAATCAACACCAAGCAAGGTGTTTTGTGGATAATCCTTACCTCCAAACACATTCTCCAAACTTAATTCTGATATTGCTTTTTCTTTGGCGCATACAATTGCTACAGGAATTGCTTCCAACTCCTTGTTTAACTGACTAAGATCATTCAGAAGATGCCTGGTGGGTTCCGAAAGCGGATTGATAATAGCAATTATTGCCGGGCTGCTCCCTGTAAGCTGCTCAATACTTTTTTCACCACCAACCAAAGGTAACGTAACATCTGTACTGATTGTATGATTGTTTCTTAACACTATATTGGTTGAGGGAAACTCAATACTAATATTTTGACCTTTATCACTCTCTACCTCTACATGGTAAATTTTACAACTAACGGCACCCGACTTATCCCGGTTGGCAGCAATTATCCTATAAAGGCCTTCAGGGAGTTCAAGGCTTGTAGGGAACTGGTTAAACTTATCGGAGTATTCAAAATCGAGCGTATTATACTTTCCGTTCTCAAACCTTGCTATGGTAAAGTGTTTGTAATATTTAGGGTTATCAACCGCACTATTAGGATCAATACTTATTGTTAGCGTCCCAGTAAGTGGCTGAGTAGTTTCCTCGGCATTAATCCCCTTAACATCTGCATAAATCCACATTCCATTCATAAGAAACTGTGGTTTCTTTGATGTAGGCTCAAGACGCGCAGGAATGCCAAAGCTACGACATGCAGCTACAAAAAATATCGATAACGAGTAGGCATCGGCATGTCGAATCTGGTAAACGCTTTCAGGACTCAGGGGTACTCTGTAGTAGTTACTCTCAATATCAAGAGTAATAAATTCGTTTAGCCATTTGGCTATATTTTGCGGATTGTTGCGGAAAAAGCCAATCTCTTCAAAAGAGAAAGCACTTTGAAGGAAGCTCCTCCATGGGGTAATAAACTCTCTTCCGATTCGAGGTGATAGTACGTATCTGTCAAAGTCAACCAAATCCTTATTATCAAGTAAAGCAGGGAAAGAATCGACGCAAGCTAGATGATCGGCTAAAACTTTGGCAGTAACATCACGGAAATCTTTTTCGCGAAGTGTAGCCAGCATAGCCATCCCAACTGTAACATCTTTTGCATCAAGATTTTTAATGAAGCTATATATCTCGTTCCAATTACCGCGACTTTTTGATAGATAACTCCACGTTTCGGAAATGCTTATACCTTTTTCCATAGCCAAGTTTGCTGCAGTAGAAGAATCGATAAAGGTTTTGATATATCGATTTCGCAGGTCATTCCCATGTTTTATGCGCTTGTCATGCTCTTCCGATTTTTTACTATCTACATTGGCAATCGGTTGTTCATCGGGAGGGACGAGCCTAAGAGTTCTGTTTGTAGAAGGCACCTTGTCGGACAGGGTTAATGTTATCGTATCTTGTGTTCGGTCTGCTTTTTCAAAAGCATATTTACCATTCTTTGAAGCCCAAATCATTAGATCACCAACACCTGTTGTGAGCTTGCATTTTCCTTTACTATTGGTTTGCAGTTTTGCAATAGGATAAAACTCGGCATAGTTGTAGAGCTGAAACTCCACATTTGCATCAGCAACAGGATTGCCAGACATATCGAGCACCGTAACCTCCAACTGACGAGTAGGAGCATAGTTTGGCATCAGGTTGATCTCGGTAAAGAACCTGGTTTGGTTTAACTTTTCTTCAGGGCCATCGTACTTTCCAAAAACGAAGGTTCGAGTCATCATGGCACGTTTAGCGGGGCCAGCAAACCATCCCCTATCCAACTCTGGCTCAGGCTCACAAGCTCCAAGAAAGTGCCATTTCCCATCTACATAAACTTCAACCCAAGCATGGTTATCGTCGGTGTGCGCCCAGCGCGGTGTGTAAACCTGCCGAGCAGGGATGCCCACTGAACGATAGGCAGCAACAGCAAAAGTTGACTCCTCGCCACATCTCCCAAATGCCGATTTTACAGCCGTTAGCGGTCCACAGGTGCGCTCATCAGTCGATTGGTAGGTAACCTTTTCATGACACCAGTAGTTTACCTCAAGGGCAGCCTGATAGGCATCCATACCTTTTAACCTATCCCTCAACTCTTCAAAAAACACCTCACGAGCATTGTCGGTATACTCATTATTCACTCGATAAGGGAGCACAAAGTGCAAAAAGATATCGGCAGGTGCTTTTCGTGCCCATCTAAACTCCTTTTGGGTTTTAAGGGCTAAACGAGCATTTTTAAGCACATATTCCGGCGAATGCATGGCAAGATCACTTAAAGGCATGTATGCATAAAGGAACTCAAAAGCCTCACGCTCCTTAGTGGTTAGTTCTGAATTAATTATGGTTAGTATTGTCGAGTCATACGACTCAACAAGTTTAACTCTGTCAAGAAATTGTTCATGGATCTCTTTGCGTTTACTACTATCCTTGATAAGATGACGATTAAAAATGCTATCGCACGATGTTAAAAGCACAAGTAGTAAAGCGCTGATTCCTAAAACTCTTTTCATGTTTGAGAGAATTTATATTCAAAAATAAAAGTACGGATTTTTTTTCAAAGAGAGTTAAAGAACTTCTAAAACCTGATTATAAAATAAAAAAGCCGCCCAAGTATTTGAGCAGCTTTAGAAAAAAATATCTACTTCTTCTATTTGGCTTGAATGGCTTCCCTTATTTTTGATTCTAACTCGCTTGCTAGTTCAGGGTTATCCAACAAAAGATTTCGAACGGCATCACGGCCTTGGCCCAACTTAGTATCACCATAGCTATACCAAGAGCCACTTTTCTTTATGATGTTAAACTCAACGCCTAAATCGATAATTTCGCCTGTTTTTGAGATGCCCTCGCCAAAAATAATATCGAACTCTGCTTTACGGAATGGAGGTGCTACCTTATTCTTGACAACCTTAACACGAACACGGTTACCTGTTGACTCCTCACCATCTTTTAGCTGATTTAGTTTCCTAATATCGACACGAACAGATGCGTAAAATTTAAGAGCATTACCACCAGTAGTAGTTTCGGGGTTGCCAAACATTACGCCAATCTTATCGCGAAGCTGGTTAATAAAAATGCAGGTGGTATTAGTTTTGCTAATTGTGGCAGTTAGCTTACGTAATGCTTGCGACATGAGTCGAGCCTGAAGCCCCATTTTACTATCCCCCATATCGCCTTCAATCTCTGCCTTAGGAGTTAGGGCTGCAACGGAGTCAATTACAATAATATCGATTGAGCCAGATCGAATCAGGTTATCGGCTATTTCAAGGGCCTGTTCTCCATTGTCGGGCTGAGCAAACAGCAGGTTCTCAACATCAACACCAAGCTTCTCTGCATATGTCCTATCAAATGCGTGCTCGGCATCAATAATAGCGGCTAGGCCGCCCTGCTTTTGTGCCTCTGCAATGGCATGTATGGCCAAGGTGGTTTTACCCGATGACTCTGGTCCATATATCTCAACAACACGTCCTCGTGGATAACCTCCAACGCCAAGCGCCATATCGAGCGCTATTGAACCTGATGATATGACTGGGATTTCAGAGACGGCCTTATCACCAAGTCGCATAATTGCGCCCTTACCAAAATCCTTTTCAATCTTATCGATGGTTGACTGGAGAGCTTTCAGCTTTTCCTTGTTAATCTCCTTCTTCTTCTGTTCCTTATTTTCAGTAGCTTCCATTTACTTATTTATTTCTGATAGTATTTGTTCAACATGCTCTTTGGTTTTCACTTTAGTGAAAACATGTGTAATAACTCCTTCTTCGTTAATTATAAATGTTGTTCGAAGGATTCCGAAATATGTTCTCCCATACATTTTCTTCTCTCCCCAAGCCCCATACTTTTCAGCTATTTCATGATTAACATCGGCAATCAGTTTAAATGGGAGGTTATGCTTGGCAATAAAATTTTTGTGCGATTTTTCTGAATCGGGACTAACACCAACCACTTCCAGCCCCAAGCCTTTCAACTCTTCGTAGCCATCTCGCAAACTACATGCTTCGGCAGTACAGCCGCTAGTATTGTCCTTAGGGTAAAAGTAAAGGATTAACTTCTTCCCCTTAAAGTCGGCTAAAGAAATAGTTTTCCCATCCTGATCTACTCCTACGAAGTCAGGTGCCGAATCTCCTGGTTTTAAATGAGTTGTTTTCATAGTATTATGTTTGTAAAGTTAGTTTTTTGTTGATTAAAATAAAACTACCTTCAAAATTATTTATTAACAATATTGGCAGTGTTTGGTTTTGAGCCAATGAATATTTTTAAGCAAAACATTCAGAATAAAATCGGGAAAAGCGGTAAGCAAACAAGCTGGAAATTCATAAATAAATCAAAATAACTCACCATAAACTAAAAACTATAACATGCAGAATTGTGGTGAACCGTAAAAGACTCTAATTAAACATCCTTAATCAAAAGCATAAAAAAAGCCCCCAAAAGTGGGAGCTTATATCATTAGCAAAATCAGCTTTACTCTAAGCTAACAAGAAGGAAGCCCTTACCAACCTTATCGCCAGGTTTAACATTAACTTCCTTAACCTTCCCAGCCGATGGAGCAATTATTCTGTTATGCATTTTCATAGCATCTAGAATAACAAGGACATCGCCCTCGTTTACCTCCTGACCAGGTTTAACCATAACATCAACAATGGTTCCTGGAATGAAGGCAGTAACATTTTTATCATCGAGTTTAGGATGTATCATACTCATCAAAATTTGGTTTACAATTGGCATTAATGTTTAGAATGGAGGTATTCCATGCTTTTTGAATGGTCGGTCGGCAACCTTAGTGCTCGACACTTCAAGGGCATGAAGCAGTAGCTTACGAGTTTCGCTAGGTTCAATAACAGTATCGATATACCCTTTGGCAGCAGCCACGTATGGGTTAGCAAACTTCTCCTTATACTCTTCAACTTTTTGACGGCGAACGGCTTCTGGATCCTCAGCAGCGGCAATCTCTTTACGGAAAATAATATTTGCTGCCCCTTCAGGTCCCATTACTGCAATCTCGGCACTAGGCCATGCAAAAACAAAATCGGCACGTAAGTGGCGTGAGCTCATTGCAATATATCCACCACCATATGCTTTACGAAGAATAACAGTCATTTTGGGCACTGTAGCTTCGCTATAAGCATAAAGGAGTTTGGCTCCGTGGCGAATCACACCTGCATGCTCCTGATCGATACCGGGGAGATAACCTGGCAGGTCAACCAGGGTGACAAGAGGGATATTGAACGCATCGCAATAGCGAACAAAACGAGCTGCTTTATCAGAGCTGTCAACATCAAGAACACCCGCCATAACCAAAGGCTGGTTAGCAACAAAACCAACGGTTTCGCCGTTCAAGCGGCCAAAACCAATAACAATATTTGCTGCCCATTTTTCTTGGATCTCAAAGAAGTCGGAGTCATCGGCTATAGCTCGTATAACATCCCTAACATCATATGGTTCTTTAGGATCGCCTGGAACGATATCCTCGATTTTATAACTTATTTTGGGCTCTTTAGGCTCAAATCTTCTCGCTTTTCGAGTGTTATTCCATGGTATGAAAGTGATAAGCTTTTTGATCTGCTCAAAACATTCATACTCACTCTCAGAATAAAAATGTGCATTACCAGTAATCATGGAATGCACTTTAGCACCACCCAAATCCTCTTGCGAAATTTCTTCTCCAAGCACCGACTTAATAACTTCGGGTCCAGTGATAAACATCTTGGAGATGTTATTCACCACAAACACAAAATCGGTAAGAGCAGGAGAATAAACAGCACCCCCGGCACAAGGACCTAGTATTACTGATATTTGGGGGATAATACCGCTCGATAAAGTGTTGCGCCAGAAAATTTCACCATATCCAGCGAGGGAGTTAACCCCTTCCTGTATACGAGCACCACCTGAGTCGTTAATCCCAATCAAAGGAATTCGCATGCGGAGTGCATAATCCATTATTTTAGTGATTTTCCTAGCATGCATAGATCCTAGGGAACCGCCAGCAACGGTAAAATCTTGAGCATAAATGGCAACAGGTGCTCCATAAATTGTACCAGTCCCTATTATCACACCGTCACCATGGAGTACTTTTCCATCCATCCCAAAATCGCGGGCTTCATGCTCAACAAACATATCATACTCGTTGAACGAGTCTTCATCAAGAAGAGCAATGATTCGCTCACGGGCAGTTAGTTTACCCATGGCAACCTGCTTGGCTACAGCCTTTTCACCGCCGCCTTGCAGAACCTCTTCTTTTCTTTTCTTGAGTTCTTCAATTTTGTTTTTTAAAGGCATAACTGTTTTTGTTAGTTTGTATTATTTGCCACCATTACCATGCATCTTGGTAATTTATCTGCAAGGTTACGAAATTGGGTTCAAATATAAAAGAAACAGGTCTCTTTTTTAGACCTGCCAATCCATACACCCCTAACTATAAGCACATTAGCCCACAAACAGATGTTTAATATCTATTTGGGAGCCATTCTGTAAAGTCCAATAGCAATAATTGCATAAATTATATTAGGTATCCAAACCGATAGTTCGGGCGATAAGGTTCCTTTAACAGCGAACATAGTTGAAAAACGCATAAAAACTATATATGAAAAGCTCAAGGCTAGTCCTAATCCAATATGAAACCCAATACCGCCCCTTACCTTACGCGACGAAAGTGAAACCCCAATGAGTGTCAAGATAAAGACAGAAAACGGATAGGCAAAACGGCTATACTTCTCAACAATCAAGTACTCAATAGTATCGGCACCCTGCAACTTTTGCTCCTCGATAAAATCATTGAGTTCAAACAGGTTCATTGTCTCAACAATTTTCAATCTTCGATTAAAATCTTCGGGAGTGAGATAAAATGTACTATCTATCTTATCGCCGCGTTCAATCTCCTCACCCTTATCGGTGTAATTTCTGATATAATAACGATTGATAGTCCACTTTTGCTTGGTAGAGTCCCATTGAGCATTATCGGCAATCAACTTGGAGACTAGCCTATTACCGTCAAACTTTTCTATTGAAAGATTATAGGCTGTGTTGTTGAAAGTATTGAACGAACTCATGTAAACAAACATCCCAGGCCTTACCTGTCGGTGTATGTTTCTATCGGTATTGACATAGGGTCGTTTTATATACTTTGACTCAAAATCAAGCCGAACTGCATTAGCCGGAGGAATTACAAAACTATTAAGGATGAATGAAAGAACAGCAATGAATAGGGCTGAAATAAAGTAGGGATAAAGCATTCGCTTAAAGCTCACTCCACTGCTAAGTATCGCAATAATCTCAGTGTTATAAGCCATTTTTGAAGTGAAGAAGATTACTGCGATGAAAACAAAAAGGGAGCTAAACAGGTTGGCAAAGTAGGGGATAAAATTCAAATAGTAGTGGAAGATGATATCGTATAGAGGTGCATCTTTTTCCAGAAAATCATCTATCTTTTCAGCAACATCAAAAATTACAGCGATGCCGATTATTAAGATTATGGCATAAAAATAAGTACCTATGAATTTTCTGATAATATACCAATCAATAATTTTCATAATTTCTACAATCGCCTTGAAACTTTTTTAACCATTTCGTTTTTCCATGCTAAAAAATCGCCTTCTAATATATGACGGCGGGCCTCTTTTACCAGCCATAAATAAAACCCGAGGTTATGAATGCTAGCTATTTGAGGGCCAAGCATCTCTTTTGCAATAAACAGATGGCGCAAATAGGCCTTTGTATAACGGCTATCAACAAATGTTGGGCCAAATGGATCAATTGGAGAAAAATCGTTCTGCCATTTTTTATTCCTAATATTGATAATGCCTTCGGAGGTGAACAGCATACCATTCCTTCCGTTACGAGTAGGCATTACACAATCAAACATGTCGACCCCTAAGGCAATAGATTCTAGAATATTCTCAGGGGTTCCAACCCCCATCAGGTATCGGGGTTTATCCTTGGGCAGAATGCCATTAACGACCTCCACCATTTGGTACATCACTTCTGCAGGCTCACCCACCGACAAACCTCCTATGGCATAACCATCACGGTTATATTTTTGAACGTTCTCAGCGGCACGTTTTCGTAAATCGGAATAAACACACCCCTGAATAATTGGGAATAGGGTTTGGCTATACCCATAATGAGGTTCTGTACTATCGAAACGCTGAACGCACCTATCAAGCCACCTCTCCGTTAAATCGAGCGATTTTTTAGCATAATCGTAATCGGCATCACCAGGAGGGCATTCATCGAATGCCATCACAATATCGGCACCAATTACGCGTTGAATGTCCATTACACTCTCAGGGGTAAATAAATGTGCCGAACCATCGATATGAGACCTGAACGATGCTCCTTGTGCAGTTAGCTTGCGCATATCGGCAAGGGAAAAGACCTGATAACCACCGCTATCGGTAAGTATTGGGCGATTCCAACTGGCAAACTTATGCAAACCACCAGCCTGTTTTAGAACGTCTAGTCCTGGACGCAAGTATAAATGATAGGTATTACCTAGTATAATTTGAGCCTTAATATCGTTCTCTAATTCCCTATGTAAAACACCCTTTACACTGCCAACTGTTCCAACAGGCATAAATATCGGTGTTTCAATCTGGCCGTGATCTGTTGTAATTAAACCTGCACGGGCCTGCGACTGCAAATCAGTCCCTAATAACTTAAATTCCATTTACTTACAAAAATAACTGCACAAAGATAACCTAAAAACTATAAAGGACGGGTTTCTATTTTGATTTGTTAGCTAAAACCTAAAGCATTATATATTAATGAGCCAGTGGGGCTCCTCGCTTATTGTTTCTCCAGCGTAGTAAACCCTCTCAAGATACAATCCAGGAGCAGGGGCTGTGAACTTTGCAGGAAGAGATGAATACTCATTGAAAAAGCGTTTAACATCACCTTCCGTAAGTTTCCCAATTCCAACCTGAACAAGAGTACCTACCATTCTGCGCACCTGTTTCCAAAGAAAGTGAGAGCCAACAATATGGATAAGAACCGAGTCGTCTATCTCAAAGACCTTGGCTCTTTCAATCTTAACAAGAGTAGAACCCCCTTCCTTATCTGGAGCACCAAACGACCGATAATCCTTCATACCTACATACTGTTTACATACCGTGGCCATTGCCTCAACATTTAACGGCTCTTTCACCCACCAGGAGTAATCCTTTCCAAAAGCTGTTCGTCTTTTTGAGATATGATAAACGTAACTTCGGTATTTAGCATCGTAACGAGCATGGAAACGAGGGTTTACTTTAATCATCTCATTTATGTTAATTGAGACAGGTAAAACCTCATTCAGACGTTTTAGAGCAATATACGGAGGCATGGCAGAATCAATATCAAGATGTGCTACTTGCCCAAGTGCATGGACTCCAGCATCGGTTCTACCTGCGCCATATAGTTCAAAGTTACTTATCTTGAATACATCCTTAATGGCATCCATCAACTTGCCCATTATTGTATCGGCATTTTTTTGGAACTGCCATCCTTTATATCTAGAGCCATCATACTCTATTGTTAACTTATATCTTGGCATCAGTTCGGATAATTATTTAAAAACAAAATTAGTTGAAAAAGGGATAAAAAAAAGTGGGTAAGCTACTTATATCGCACCGCTACAACCGCCTACCCTTGCTACCTTCCGGTCCTGGGGGGATTCAGCAGGAGCTGGTCGTATAAGACTTACCCGCTGCAAATATAGCTAAAGTTTACTTTGCCAATAAATATTTCTAACTTTTTTTAGCAATTTGCATATATTTGCAATGAAACTAAACCTATACTAAAATGGAAAAGAAATCGAACAGTATGCTTAAGCACTCCATGAACTATGGATTAATCATGGGTGTTTCATTAGTTATCTTAAGCCTAATCGTTTATTTAATGGGTATCCTAAAGCCTCCTTTTTGGGTAAGCATTATTAATTGGATTATTGTAATCGCAATAATTTATATTGGCTCAAAAAAGTATCGCGATGAAGTACTTGGTGGAGCCATTGGTTATGGTAATGCGGTGGGTTATGGTGTTCTAGTTTCAGCATTTAGTGCAGTTATCACATCATTTTTCACCATCCTTCTTGTTACAGTAATCGATCCAGAGTATGTAAATAAACTTTTAGTTGTAGTTGAAGAAGAAATGGTTAACAAAGGATTACCCGATGAGCAAATAAGTGCTGGATTGGAAATGTCTAAAAAATTCATGTCGCCAATATTTATGTTCTTTTCAGGTTTACTTGGTTCTGTTCTAACAGGATTAATAATTTCATTGATTACTTCAATTTTTGTTAAGAAGGAGGCCGCTCCTTTTAAAGACCAGGTGATAGAATAACATTCTCATGGATATAACAGTCGTAGTTCCACTTTATAACGAGGAAGAATCACTTCCCGAACTAATGGAATGGATTGATCGGGTTATGACTTCCAACCATTTCACCTACGAGGTTATCATGGTTGATGATGGCAGCAACGATAACAGCTGGGGAGTCATTGAAAGTTTGAAGCAAAAGTATAGCAACCTTCGCGGTATAAAGTTTCGTAGGAACTATGGCAAATCGGCTGCGCTGCAGGTTGGTTTTACCGCTGCCACAGGCGATGTGGTTATCACCATGGATGCCGACCTGCAGGACAGCCCCGATGAGATACCCGAACTTTATAGAATGATTAAAGAAGAAGATTTCGATATTGTTTCGGGTTGGAAGAAAAAGCGTTACGACCCATTGCTTACCAAACGAATCCCGAGTAAGCTATACAATGCTACCGTTAGAATGGTAAGCGGAATAAAGCTCCACGACATGAACTGTGGGCTTAAGGCTTACCGAAGCAATGTGGTAAAAAGCATTGAGGTTTACGGCGAGATGCATCGTTACATCCCAGTTTTAGCCAAACAGGCTGGATTTAGACGTATTGGGGAAAAGGTAGTTCAGCATCGAGAACGTAAGTATGGTACATCCAAGTTTGGTTGGACTAGGTTTATCAATGGATTTCTCGACCTCATGTCGGTTATTTTTGTTTCTAAATTTGGCAAAAAGCCAATGCACTTTTTTGGCTCTCTTGGCACACTCATGTTTCTGACAGGGGGTGCCATTGCAGCATGGCTTATAGGTAGTAAGCTTTGGGCTCAATACCACCATCTAAAATACCGGCCAGTAACCGATCAGCCCCTTTTCTACATTGCATTAGTGGTAGCAATTGTTGGCGTACAACTATTTACAGCAGGTTTTATTGGCGAACTGGTCTCGCGTAGCTCATCGGACAGAAATGTCTACCTAATCGAAAAAGAGCTATGATTCAAAGAATTACAAAAACTATTGCTAAACAACATAAGTTTAAATAGTACGATAATCGTACTATTTTTTTTTATTTGTATTAACTAAAGTTTACAACTATGAAAGCACTACTTAATCACCGCTCAATCAGGAAATACAAAGGCGACCCAATTGACGATTCGTTACTTCAAGAAATACTAACCGCTGGCACACGTGCATCTACCACGGGCAACATGCAGGTTTATAGTATTATTGTAACCAGAGACGAAGAAGTAAAACGCCAGCTGCTACCCTTACATTTTAACCAGCAAATGGTAATGCAGGCACCCGTTGTACTAACATTCTGTGCCGATTTTAACCGGTTTAACAAGTGGTGCAAACAGCGCAATGCCAATCCTGGTTACGACAACTTCTTATCATTCTTCACTGCCGCTATTGATGCCCTACTTGCCGCTCAAAACGTTTGCATTGCGGCCGAAGAAAAAGGTTTGGGAATATGTTACCTAGGAACAACTACATACACCGCCGATAAAATTATTGAGGTGCTAAAGCTACCCAAAGGTGTGGTACCAGTAACTACAGTTGTAATGGGCTACCCCGACGAACAACCTGAATTAACGGACCGTTTACCTCTTGCGGGTGTTATTCATCATGAAGTTTACCATGATTATTCTGAAGGTGATATCGATCAGATTTACCAACAGAAAGAGTCCTTACCGCTCACTAAGAAACTCCTTGAGGAAAACAAAAAAGAAACATTAGCCCAAATATTTACCGATAACCGTTATACCTTAAAGGATAATGTGACTTTCTCCAAGAACCTACTTAAAGTACTGGAGCAGCAAGGCTTTATGAACAACGACAGAACGGAGTAATTTCTGTTACTAAATAGTTGAAAGGGTGAAAGCAACTAAAGATTCACCCTTTTTTTTATTTTATCAGATAAACAAAAGATAATCTATTTATTTTTTACTGGTATAATCCCATAACACCTTATCTTAGCACTAAAATTTCTACATGGAGCAGGTTGACATCTCAAAACTTTACCTATTAGTCGAGGATTTTTTTAAAAACGACACCACTGGCCACGACTGGTGGCATGTTATAAGGGTTACCAAGCTCGCATTGCAAATTGGCCAAAAAGAAGGAGCCAATCTGGGAATGGTGGAGCCAGCTGCTCTTGTTCATGATTGTGACGACTGGAAATTATCTGCCGGTGAAGGCTATCCAAATACGATACATATCCTTTCGAATGCAGGGTATAGGCAAAAGCAGATAGATGAAATTATAGAAATTGTGAAACAGGTTTCCTTCAAAGGAGCAGGTGTTGACACCACACCCAGCTGTATTGAGGCAATGGTGGTACAGGATGCCGATAGAATCGACGCAATAGGGGCAATTGGTATAGCAAGGGCATTTGCCTATGGGGGCTCTAAGAATCGCCCTATGTACCTTCCCGAGGTCAAACCTCAACTACATCAATCATTCAACGAGTACAAGTCTTCAAAAAGCCATACCATCAACCATTTTTATGAGAAGCTACTACTT containing:
- a CDS encoding acyl-CoA carboxylase subunit beta, producing MPLKNKIEELKKRKEEVLQGGGEKAVAKQVAMGKLTARERIIALLDEDSFNEYDMFVEHEARDFGMDGKVLHGDGVIIGTGTIYGAPVAIYAQDFTVAGGSLGSMHARKITKIMDYALRMRIPLIGINDSGGARIQEGVNSLAGYGEIFWRNTLSSGIIPQISVILGPCAGGAVYSPALTDFVFVVNNISKMFITGPEVIKSVLGEEISQEDLGGAKVHSMITGNAHFYSESEYECFEQIKKLITFIPWNNTRKARRFEPKEPKISYKIEDIVPGDPKEPYDVRDVIRAIADDSDFFEIQEKWAANIVIGFGRLNGETVGFVANQPLVMAGVLDVDSSDKAARFVRYCDAFNIPLVTLVDLPGYLPGIDQEHAGVIRHGAKLLYAYSEATVPKMTVILRKAYGGGYIAMSSRHLRADFVFAWPSAEIAVMGPEGAANIIFRKEIAAAEDPEAVRRQKVEEYKEKFANPYVAAAKGYIDTVIEPSETRKLLLHALEVSSTKVADRPFKKHGIPPF
- a CDS encoding LptF/LptG family permease, with amino-acid sequence MKIIDWYIIRKFIGTYFYAIILIIGIAVIFDVAEKIDDFLEKDAPLYDIIFHYYLNFIPYFANLFSSLFVFIAVIFFTSKMAYNTEIIAILSSGVSFKRMLYPYFISALFIAVLSFILNSFVIPPANAVRLDFESKYIKRPYVNTDRNIHRQVRPGMFVYMSSFNTFNNTAYNLSIEKFDGNRLVSKLIADNAQWDSTKQKWTINRYYIRNYTDKGEEIERGDKIDSTFYLTPEDFNRRLKIVETMNLFELNDFIEEQKLQGADTIEYLIVEKYSRFAYPFSVFILTLIGVSLSSRKVRGGIGFHIGLGLALSFSYIVFMRFSTMFAVKGTLSPELSVWIPNIIYAIIAIGLYRMAPK
- the tgt gene encoding tRNA guanosine(34) transglycosylase Tgt; this encodes MEFKLLGTDLQSQARAGLITTDHGQIETPIFMPVGTVGSVKGVLHRELENDIKAQIILGNTYHLYLRPGLDVLKQAGGLHKFASWNRPILTDSGGYQVFSLADMRKLTAQGASFRSHIDGSAHLFTPESVMDIQRVIGADIVMAFDECPPGDADYDYAKKSLDLTERWLDRCVQRFDSTEPHYGYSQTLFPIIQGCVYSDLRKRAAENVQKYNRDGYAIGGLSVGEPAEVMYQMVEVVNGILPKDKPRYLMGVGTPENILESIALGVDMFDCVMPTRNGRNGMLFTSEGIINIRNKKWQNDFSPIDPFGPTFVDSRYTKAYLRHLFIAKEMLGPQIASIHNLGFYLWLVKEARRHILEGDFLAWKNEMVKKVSRRL
- the truA gene encoding tRNA pseudouridine(38-40) synthase TruA, which translates into the protein MPRYKLTIEYDGSRYKGWQFQKNADTIMGKLMDAIKDVFKISNFELYGAGRTDAGVHALGQVAHLDIDSAMPPYIALKRLNEVLPVSININEMIKVNPRFHARYDAKYRSYVYHISKRRTAFGKDYSWWVKEPLNVEAMATVCKQYVGMKDYRSFGAPDKEGGSTLVKIERAKVFEIDDSVLIHIVGSHFLWKQVRRMVGTLVQVGIGKLTEGDVKRFFNEYSSLPAKFTAPAPGLYLERVYYAGETISEEPHWLINI
- a CDS encoding DUF4199 domain-containing protein, which produces MEKKSNSMLKHSMNYGLIMGVSLVILSLIVYLMGILKPPFWVSIINWIIVIAIIYIGSKKYRDEVLGGAIGYGNAVGYGVLVSAFSAVITSFFTILLVTVIDPEYVNKLLVVVEEEMVNKGLPDEQISAGLEMSKKFMSPIFMFFSGLLGSVLTGLIISLITSIFVKKEAAPFKDQVIE
- a CDS encoding glycosyltransferase family 2 protein, giving the protein MDITVVVPLYNEEESLPELMEWIDRVMTSNHFTYEVIMVDDGSNDNSWGVIESLKQKYSNLRGIKFRRNYGKSAALQVGFTAATGDVVITMDADLQDSPDEIPELYRMIKEEDFDIVSGWKKKRYDPLLTKRIPSKLYNATVRMVSGIKLHDMNCGLKAYRSNVVKSIEVYGEMHRYIPVLAKQAGFRRIGEKVVQHRERKYGTSKFGWTRFINGFLDLMSVIFVSKFGKKPMHFFGSLGTLMFLTGGAIAAWLIGSKLWAQYHHLKYRPVTDQPLFYIALVVAIVGVQLFTAGFIGELVSRSSSDRNVYLIEKEL